Proteins encoded by one window of Sardina pilchardus chromosome 7, fSarPil1.1, whole genome shotgun sequence:
- the birc5b gene encoding baculoviral IAP repeat-containing protein 5b codes for MALAIHFMALTLALSSDMDNTELMISRFHAFDQMYSYEKRLQTFSDWPFREDCLCTPEQMAKAGFVHCPSENEPDVACCFFCLRELEGWEPQDDPRAEHIKRTPNCPFLLMQKDHSEMTLADYLNLSKERLSLFITKLSHMRMAHFRDCVDTAKKNIQKM; via the exons ATGGCATTGGCTATACATTTCATGGCGCTTACCTTAGCATTAAGTTCAGACATGGACAATACCGAGTTAATGATTTCGCGATTTCACGCTTTTGATCAAATGTACAGTTACGAAAAACGGTTACAGACTTTCTCCGACTGGCCATTTCGAGAGGATTGCTTGTGCACTCCAGAGCAG ATGGCCAAAGCTGGATTTGTCCATTGTCCAAGCGAGAACGAGCCTGACGTGGCCTGCTGCTTCTTCTGCCTGAGGGAGTTGGAAGGATGGGAGCCACAGGATGACCCCAG GGCTGAACACATCAAGCGAACGCCTAACTGCCCCTTCCTGCTGATGCAGAAGGACCACAGTGAAATGACCTTGGCTGACTATCTGAATCTTAGCAAGGAGCGACTCAGCCTTTTCATT ACAAAGCTGTCCCACATGAGGATGGCACACTTTCGTGACTGTGTGGATACGGCAAAGAAAAACATTCAGAAAATGTAA